A section of the Triticum dicoccoides isolate Atlit2015 ecotype Zavitan chromosome 7A, WEW_v2.0, whole genome shotgun sequence genome encodes:
- the LOC119328353 gene encoding scopoletin glucosyltransferase-like — protein MADKDEEQQQQQPLHILFFPFLIPGHLIPMADIAVVFAARGVRCTILTTPVQASIIGSIVDRANSNDDLSSQSVHVAVVPFPDVGLPPAGQRGTGLVSQEDKVKFGRAVQLLREPFERFLADSHADLDAVVSDGFYHWSVDVAAEYGVPRLMFLGMGVFARSCSEHVLSQEHRHNPDGDDPDAVVSLPGLPHGVELRRSQMMKEPHYLEFFRCVYAAGRRSYGELFNSFQELERDSAEHYRTTLGGRAWFVGPVALASGSKDVASRGTDAHSLDADGCLRWLDSKPAGSVAYVAFGTLTSFSPEQLRELARGLDISGKNFVWVISGADAASSDLWMPEGFQTASRGYIIRGWAPQVLILNHPAMACFVTHCGWNSTLEAVSAGVPMMTWPRYADQFFNEKLVVDVLKVGVSVGARDNASSAEAHQVIGGGVIAKCVTRLMEVQGDVMRKKVEDLGVKARDAVEKGGSSYGDVGRLVDDLKARRSRQRD, from the coding sequence ATGGCGGACAAGGacgaggagcagcagcagcagcagccgctacacatcctcttcttccccttcctcaTCCCGGGCCACCTCATTCCGATGGCCGACATCGCCGTGGTCTTCGCGGCTCGCGGCGTCAGGTGCACCATCCTCACCACCCCCGTTCAGGCTTCCATCATCGGCTCCATCGTCGACCGCGCCAACAGCAACGACGACCTCTCTTCCCAGTcggtccatgtcgccgtcgtgccTTTCCCCGACGTCGGGCTCCCGCCGGCTGGCCAGCGCGGCACGGGCCTTGTATCCCAGGAAGATAAAGTGAAGTTCGGCCGGGCGGTGCAGCTGCTCCGGGAGCCCTTCGAACGGTTCCTGGCTGACAGCCATGCCGACCTCGACGCCGTGGTCTCCGACGGCTTCTACCACTGGTCCGTGGACGTCGCGGCTGAATACGGCGTGCCGCGTCTCATGTTCCTCGGCATGGGTGTGTTCGCCCGGTCCTGCTCCGAGCACGTGTTGTCGCAGGAGCATAGGCACAACCCCGACGGCGACGATCCTGATGCCGTCGTGTCGCTGCCGGGTCTACCGCACGGCGTGGAGCTGAGGCGGAGCCAGATGATGAAGGAGCCGCACTACCTGGAGTTCTTCCGGTGCGTCTATGCCGCAGGCCGGAGGAGCTACGGCGAGCTGTTCAACAGCTTCCAAGAGCTGGAGCGGGACAGCGCCGAGCACTACCGCACGACGCTCGGCGGCCGCGCGTGGTTCGTTGGGCCAGTCGCGCTCGCCAGCGGTAGCAAGGACGTGGCGTCAAGGGGCACCGACGCGCACTCGCTGGACGCGGACGGCTGTCTCCGGTGGCTGGACTCCAAGCCGGCTGGCTCGGTGGCATACGTCGCATTTGGTACGCTGACCAGCTTCTCGCCGGAGCAGCTACGGGAGCTCGCCCGCGGCCttgacatctcaggcaagaactttgTGTGGGTCATCTCCGGCGCCGACGCAGCATCGTCGGACCTATGGATGCCAGAAGGCTTCCAGACAGCTTCGCGTGGGTACATCATCCGTGGCTGGGCGCCGCAGGTGCTCATTCTAAACCACCCGGCCATGGCCTGCTTCGTGACGCACTGCGGGTGGAACTCGACGCTGGAGGCGGTGAGCGCCGGCGTACCGATGATGACCTGGCCACGGTACGCTGACCAGTTCTTTAACGAGAAGCTCGTCGTGGACGTGCTCAAAGTGGGCGTCAGCGTGGGCGCCAGGGACAACGCGTCGTCTGCGGAGGCCCACCAGGTGATCGGAGGCGGCGTGATTGCCAAGTGTGTCACGAGACTGATGGAGGTGCAGGGCGACGTAATGCGGAAGAAGGTGGAAGATCTTGGCGTCAAGGCAAGAGACGCGGTGGAGAAGGGTGGCTCGTCGTACGGTGACGTTGGACGGCTGGTGGACGACCTTAAGGCCCGTCGGAGTAGGCAACGTGATTGA